One Euphorbia lathyris chromosome 1, ddEupLath1.1, whole genome shotgun sequence DNA segment encodes these proteins:
- the LOC136229185 gene encoding uncharacterized protein isoform X3 has product MTILLHLNYSLATHTFRLPFTSITIDELRHLSKLGIKRDQNGLITLNMSKFLQVDEPFVLSSQVAQVYYLFLVFDMEAASGNSLAENQVTKGKRGNTRGAKWKKIRDRKGGRVEIDIPPCLRRVVGEHAQQFITETSYMELYVFPNETYVMIAIQRMLMRLYRNWRYNLRKIYRKFKTDQERLSNCLDDVDLDDWKWLVEQYWGSSKFRHISEVNTENRNKQGMPACVGTKSVVQTLYEMRNTNDDQDERPEYMKLWEKERKKKNGEWADKAEEAYKKMEELHTAQIEQNEVDNLTIVEVYTQVFGHESSYVRGL; this is encoded by the exons ATGACCATTCTCCTTCACTTAAATTATTCTCTGGCAACCCACACTTTTCGTCTCCCTTTCACTTCAATCACGATAGATGAATTGCGACATCTCTCTAAGTT GGGTATAAAGCGAGATCAAAATGGCCTTATCACTCTAAATATGTCAAAGTTTTTACAAGTGGATGAACCATTTGTCTTGTCAAGCCAAGTAGCGCAAGTATACTAT CTGTTTTTAGTCTTTGATATGGAGGCTGCGTCGGGAAATTCTCTAGCGGAAAATCAAG TGACAAAAGGTAAACGTGGAAACACTCGAGGTGCTAAATGGAAGAAAATTAGAGACCGAAAAGGGGGACGAGTTGAGATTGATATACCTCCATGTTTACGACGTGTGGTTGGAGAACATGCTCAACAGTTCATTACAGAGACAAGCTACATG GAACTGTATGTGTTCCCAAATGAGACTTATGTCATGATTGCTATTCAGAGGATGTTAATGAGACTTTATAGAAACTGGCGCTATAACTTGAGGAAAATTTATCGAAAGTTCAAAACTGATCAAGAACGTCTTTCAAATTGTCTGGATGATGTTGACCTTGATGATTGGAAATGGTTGGTAGAACAATATTGGGGTTCATCAAAATTCAGG CATATAAGTGAAGTGAATACGGAGAATCGAAATAAACAAGGAATGCCAGCTTGTGTTGGAACCAAATCTGTGGTGCAAACTTTATATGAAATG AGAAATACTAATGATGATCAAGATGAACGTCCAGAATATATGAAGCTTTGGGAGaaggaaaggaaaaagaaaaatgggGAGTGGGCTGACAAGGCAGAGGAAGCATACAAAAAGATGGAAGAATTACATACTGCTCAAATTGAACAGAATGAGGTTGACAATCTGACAATAGTTGAAGTTTACACTCAAGTTTTTGGCCATGAATCAAGTTATGTAAGAGGACTATGA
- the LOC136229185 gene encoding uncharacterized protein isoform X5, with amino-acid sequence MSKFLQVDEPFVLSSQVAQVYYLFLVFDMEAASGNSLAENQVTKGKRGNTRGAKWKKIRDRKGGRVEIDIPPCLRRVVGEHAQQFITETSYMVKQILPLKALKWTDIDYDLREKLMDKVYELYVFPNETYVMIAIQRMLMRLYRNWRYNLRKIYRKFKTDQERLSNCLDDVDLDDWKWLVEQYWGSSKFRHISEVNTENRNKQGMPACVGTKSVVQTLYEMRNTNDDQDERPEYMKLWEKERKKKNGEWADKAEEAYKKMEELHTAQIEQNEVDNLTIVEVYTQVFGHESSYVRGL; translated from the exons ATGTCAAAGTTTTTACAAGTGGATGAACCATTTGTCTTGTCAAGCCAAGTAGCGCAAGTATACTAT CTGTTTTTAGTCTTTGATATGGAGGCTGCGTCGGGAAATTCTCTAGCGGAAAATCAAG TGACAAAAGGTAAACGTGGAAACACTCGAGGTGCTAAATGGAAGAAAATTAGAGACCGAAAAGGGGGACGAGTTGAGATTGATATACCTCCATGTTTACGACGTGTGGTTGGAGAACATGCTCAACAGTTCATTACAGAGACAAGCTACATGGTTAAGCAAATCCTCCCGCTTAAAGCTTTAAAATGGACTGACATTGATTACGATTTGCGAGAAAAGTTAATGGACAAAGTTTAT GAACTGTATGTGTTCCCAAATGAGACTTATGTCATGATTGCTATTCAGAGGATGTTAATGAGACTTTATAGAAACTGGCGCTATAACTTGAGGAAAATTTATCGAAAGTTCAAAACTGATCAAGAACGTCTTTCAAATTGTCTGGATGATGTTGACCTTGATGATTGGAAATGGTTGGTAGAACAATATTGGGGTTCATCAAAATTCAGG CATATAAGTGAAGTGAATACGGAGAATCGAAATAAACAAGGAATGCCAGCTTGTGTTGGAACCAAATCTGTGGTGCAAACTTTATATGAAATG AGAAATACTAATGATGATCAAGATGAACGTCCAGAATATATGAAGCTTTGGGAGaaggaaaggaaaaagaaaaatgggGAGTGGGCTGACAAGGCAGAGGAAGCATACAAAAAGATGGAAGAATTACATACTGCTCAAATTGAACAGAATGAGGTTGACAATCTGACAATAGTTGAAGTTTACACTCAAGTTTTTGGCCATGAATCAAGTTATGTAAGAGGACTATGA
- the LOC136229185 gene encoding uncharacterized protein isoform X2 — MTILLHLNYSLATHTFRLPFTSITIDELRHLSKLGIKRDQNGLITLNMSKFLQVDEPFVLSSQVAQVYYLFLVFDMEAASGNSLAENQVTKGKRGNTRGAKWKKIRDRKGGRVEIDIPPCLRRVVGEHAQQFITETSYMVKQILPLKALKWTDIDYDLREKLMDKVYRMLMRLYRNWRYNLRKIYRKFKTDQERLSNCLDDVDLDDWKWLVEQYWGSSKFRHISEVNTENRNKQGMPACVGTKSVVQTLYEMRNTNDDQDERPEYMKLWEKERKKKNGEWADKAEEAYKKMEELHTAQIEQNEVDNLTIVEVYTQVFGHESSYVRGL; from the exons ATGACCATTCTCCTTCACTTAAATTATTCTCTGGCAACCCACACTTTTCGTCTCCCTTTCACTTCAATCACGATAGATGAATTGCGACATCTCTCTAAGTT GGGTATAAAGCGAGATCAAAATGGCCTTATCACTCTAAATATGTCAAAGTTTTTACAAGTGGATGAACCATTTGTCTTGTCAAGCCAAGTAGCGCAAGTATACTAT CTGTTTTTAGTCTTTGATATGGAGGCTGCGTCGGGAAATTCTCTAGCGGAAAATCAAG TGACAAAAGGTAAACGTGGAAACACTCGAGGTGCTAAATGGAAGAAAATTAGAGACCGAAAAGGGGGACGAGTTGAGATTGATATACCTCCATGTTTACGACGTGTGGTTGGAGAACATGCTCAACAGTTCATTACAGAGACAAGCTACATGGTTAAGCAAATCCTCCCGCTTAAAGCTTTAAAATGGACTGACATTGATTACGATTTGCGAGAAAAGTTAATGGACAAAGTTTAT AGGATGTTAATGAGACTTTATAGAAACTGGCGCTATAACTTGAGGAAAATTTATCGAAAGTTCAAAACTGATCAAGAACGTCTTTCAAATTGTCTGGATGATGTTGACCTTGATGATTGGAAATGGTTGGTAGAACAATATTGGGGTTCATCAAAATTCAGG CATATAAGTGAAGTGAATACGGAGAATCGAAATAAACAAGGAATGCCAGCTTGTGTTGGAACCAAATCTGTGGTGCAAACTTTATATGAAATG AGAAATACTAATGATGATCAAGATGAACGTCCAGAATATATGAAGCTTTGGGAGaaggaaaggaaaaagaaaaatgggGAGTGGGCTGACAAGGCAGAGGAAGCATACAAAAAGATGGAAGAATTACATACTGCTCAAATTGAACAGAATGAGGTTGACAATCTGACAATAGTTGAAGTTTACACTCAAGTTTTTGGCCATGAATCAAGTTATGTAAGAGGACTATGA
- the LOC136229185 gene encoding uncharacterized protein isoform X1 has protein sequence MTILLHLNYSLATHTFRLPFTSITIDELRHLSKLGIKRDQNGLITLNMSKFLQVDEPFVLSSQVAQVYYLFLVFDMEAASGNSLAENQVTKGKRGNTRGAKWKKIRDRKGGRVEIDIPPCLRRVVGEHAQQFITETSYMVKQILPLKALKWTDIDYDLREKLMDKVYELYVFPNETYVMIAIQRMLMRLYRNWRYNLRKIYRKFKTDQERLSNCLDDVDLDDWKWLVEQYWGSSKFRHISEVNTENRNKQGMPACVGTKSVVQTLYEMRNTNDDQDERPEYMKLWEKERKKKNGEWADKAEEAYKKMEELHTAQIEQNEVDNLTIVEVYTQVFGHESSYVRGL, from the exons ATGACCATTCTCCTTCACTTAAATTATTCTCTGGCAACCCACACTTTTCGTCTCCCTTTCACTTCAATCACGATAGATGAATTGCGACATCTCTCTAAGTT GGGTATAAAGCGAGATCAAAATGGCCTTATCACTCTAAATATGTCAAAGTTTTTACAAGTGGATGAACCATTTGTCTTGTCAAGCCAAGTAGCGCAAGTATACTAT CTGTTTTTAGTCTTTGATATGGAGGCTGCGTCGGGAAATTCTCTAGCGGAAAATCAAG TGACAAAAGGTAAACGTGGAAACACTCGAGGTGCTAAATGGAAGAAAATTAGAGACCGAAAAGGGGGACGAGTTGAGATTGATATACCTCCATGTTTACGACGTGTGGTTGGAGAACATGCTCAACAGTTCATTACAGAGACAAGCTACATGGTTAAGCAAATCCTCCCGCTTAAAGCTTTAAAATGGACTGACATTGATTACGATTTGCGAGAAAAGTTAATGGACAAAGTTTAT GAACTGTATGTGTTCCCAAATGAGACTTATGTCATGATTGCTATTCAGAGGATGTTAATGAGACTTTATAGAAACTGGCGCTATAACTTGAGGAAAATTTATCGAAAGTTCAAAACTGATCAAGAACGTCTTTCAAATTGTCTGGATGATGTTGACCTTGATGATTGGAAATGGTTGGTAGAACAATATTGGGGTTCATCAAAATTCAGG CATATAAGTGAAGTGAATACGGAGAATCGAAATAAACAAGGAATGCCAGCTTGTGTTGGAACCAAATCTGTGGTGCAAACTTTATATGAAATG AGAAATACTAATGATGATCAAGATGAACGTCCAGAATATATGAAGCTTTGGGAGaaggaaaggaaaaagaaaaatgggGAGTGGGCTGACAAGGCAGAGGAAGCATACAAAAAGATGGAAGAATTACATACTGCTCAAATTGAACAGAATGAGGTTGACAATCTGACAATAGTTGAAGTTTACACTCAAGTTTTTGGCCATGAATCAAGTTATGTAAGAGGACTATGA
- the LOC136229185 gene encoding uncharacterized protein isoform X4 yields MTILLHLNYSLATHTFRLPFTSITIDELRHLSKLGIKRDQNGLITLNMSKFLQVDEPFVLSSQVAQVYYLFLVFDMEAASGNSLAENQVTKGKRGNTRGAKWKKIRDRKGGRVEIDIPPCLRRVVGEHAQQFITETSYMRMLMRLYRNWRYNLRKIYRKFKTDQERLSNCLDDVDLDDWKWLVEQYWGSSKFRHISEVNTENRNKQGMPACVGTKSVVQTLYEMRNTNDDQDERPEYMKLWEKERKKKNGEWADKAEEAYKKMEELHTAQIEQNEVDNLTIVEVYTQVFGHESSYVRGL; encoded by the exons ATGACCATTCTCCTTCACTTAAATTATTCTCTGGCAACCCACACTTTTCGTCTCCCTTTCACTTCAATCACGATAGATGAATTGCGACATCTCTCTAAGTT GGGTATAAAGCGAGATCAAAATGGCCTTATCACTCTAAATATGTCAAAGTTTTTACAAGTGGATGAACCATTTGTCTTGTCAAGCCAAGTAGCGCAAGTATACTAT CTGTTTTTAGTCTTTGATATGGAGGCTGCGTCGGGAAATTCTCTAGCGGAAAATCAAG TGACAAAAGGTAAACGTGGAAACACTCGAGGTGCTAAATGGAAGAAAATTAGAGACCGAAAAGGGGGACGAGTTGAGATTGATATACCTCCATGTTTACGACGTGTGGTTGGAGAACATGCTCAACAGTTCATTACAGAGACAAGCTACATG AGGATGTTAATGAGACTTTATAGAAACTGGCGCTATAACTTGAGGAAAATTTATCGAAAGTTCAAAACTGATCAAGAACGTCTTTCAAATTGTCTGGATGATGTTGACCTTGATGATTGGAAATGGTTGGTAGAACAATATTGGGGTTCATCAAAATTCAGG CATATAAGTGAAGTGAATACGGAGAATCGAAATAAACAAGGAATGCCAGCTTGTGTTGGAACCAAATCTGTGGTGCAAACTTTATATGAAATG AGAAATACTAATGATGATCAAGATGAACGTCCAGAATATATGAAGCTTTGGGAGaaggaaaggaaaaagaaaaatgggGAGTGGGCTGACAAGGCAGAGGAAGCATACAAAAAGATGGAAGAATTACATACTGCTCAAATTGAACAGAATGAGGTTGACAATCTGACAATAGTTGAAGTTTACACTCAAGTTTTTGGCCATGAATCAAGTTATGTAAGAGGACTATGA
- the LOC136229185 gene encoding uncharacterized protein isoform X7 yields MEAASGNSLAENQVTKGKRGNTRGAKWKKIRDRKGGRVEIDIPPCLRRVVGEHAQQFITETSYMVKQILPLKALKWTDIDYDLREKLMDKVYELYVFPNETYVMIAIQRMLMRLYRNWRYNLRKIYRKFKTDQERLSNCLDDVDLDDWKWLVEQYWGSSKFRHISEVNTENRNKQGMPACVGTKSVVQTLYEMRNTNDDQDERPEYMKLWEKERKKKNGEWADKAEEAYKKMEELHTAQIEQNEVDNLTIVEVYTQVFGHESSYVRGL; encoded by the exons ATGGAGGCTGCGTCGGGAAATTCTCTAGCGGAAAATCAAG TGACAAAAGGTAAACGTGGAAACACTCGAGGTGCTAAATGGAAGAAAATTAGAGACCGAAAAGGGGGACGAGTTGAGATTGATATACCTCCATGTTTACGACGTGTGGTTGGAGAACATGCTCAACAGTTCATTACAGAGACAAGCTACATGGTTAAGCAAATCCTCCCGCTTAAAGCTTTAAAATGGACTGACATTGATTACGATTTGCGAGAAAAGTTAATGGACAAAGTTTAT GAACTGTATGTGTTCCCAAATGAGACTTATGTCATGATTGCTATTCAGAGGATGTTAATGAGACTTTATAGAAACTGGCGCTATAACTTGAGGAAAATTTATCGAAAGTTCAAAACTGATCAAGAACGTCTTTCAAATTGTCTGGATGATGTTGACCTTGATGATTGGAAATGGTTGGTAGAACAATATTGGGGTTCATCAAAATTCAGG CATATAAGTGAAGTGAATACGGAGAATCGAAATAAACAAGGAATGCCAGCTTGTGTTGGAACCAAATCTGTGGTGCAAACTTTATATGAAATG AGAAATACTAATGATGATCAAGATGAACGTCCAGAATATATGAAGCTTTGGGAGaaggaaaggaaaaagaaaaatgggGAGTGGGCTGACAAGGCAGAGGAAGCATACAAAAAGATGGAAGAATTACATACTGCTCAAATTGAACAGAATGAGGTTGACAATCTGACAATAGTTGAAGTTTACACTCAAGTTTTTGGCCATGAATCAAGTTATGTAAGAGGACTATGA
- the LOC136217764 gene encoding F-box/LRR-repeat protein At5g63520-like, which yields MHWTLKSLAHHSYADYLQSPPPTSLFPNIHTDKEKEQMEKKMTMNMRSGFSQVTEDVMENIFSRLPASAFSSAACVSKCWNHVCVRILKKPKFASAISLKPTLPDAVKEVLDKVLAEPIFPHFAIACIGKKFSLALTHQLLTEKLGSRVPLITNTASGIIGADVTNELQEVRWKPSDDDSDSSGDTLLDRGIVLVIGFLPGLRVDAIPLLRTKTVPEMCLDEKFLTDIKEFTAFFSHSESPAGIILFGDRNVDMRPILAKMDCALDEETVIVGDASGRFLCRSAYDSRHYDGDSYFLDGVALVFARDMHKSQDIGETQFHVTLSTGIMPFGPQLHAVWALQKDTASSWLSARVQGHNEILDTEGLLADINSSFDDEDFSPDLYIGVVQPRQWHYPFGPENFISRASLAFYKVLGGERGFFIINGVGIECGDPFLFYHSDPDTASSSCSDAYRNLAILKEESKGQSCLPLRNGEPSSEGKKVFGGLIFSCYLRETSHPNVESSPFHENFPEVPLAGVFCNGEIGRGSSSSISQEDDEANSARCCLHYHSTVYLALSYTPPTSEY from the exons ATGCATTGGACTCTAAAATCCTTG GCACACCATTCCTATGCAGATTATCTTCAATCTCCTCCTCCTACATCTTTATTCCCCAACATACACACAGACAAAGAGAAAGAGCAAATGGAGAAGAAGATGACAATGAATATGAGAAGTGGTTTCTCTCAGGTGACTGAAGATGTTATGGAAAACATTTTCTCCAGGTTACCTGCCTCAGCTTTTTCTTCGGCAGCGTGTGTTAGCAAATGTTGGAACCATGTTTGTGTTCGAATCCTAAAAAAGCCTAAGTTTGCTTCAGCTATCTCCCTCAAGCCTACTCTCCCT GATGCAGTGAAGGAGGTTCTGGACAAGGTTCTTGCTGAGCCAATTTTTCCACATTTTGCCATTGCCTGCATTGGCAAAAAATTCAGCTTGGCACTGACTCACCAACTG CTTACAGAAAAATTAGGCTCAAGAGTGCCACTCATTACTAACACAGCCAGTGGGATCATCGGTGCTGATGTCACTAATGAACTCCAAGAG GTTAGGTGGAAACCAAGTGATGATGATTCTGATTCTAGCGGAGATACTCTACTTGATCGCGGGATTGTTTTGGTGATTGGATTTCTACCTGGACTAAGGGTTGATGCTATCCCACTGTTACGAACAAAGACG GTACCTGAAATGTGTTTGGATGAAAAATTTCTGACGGATATCAAGGAATTTACAGCTTTCTTTTCACATTCTGAATCACCTGCAGGGATCATCTTGTTTGGA GATCGAAACGTTGACATGAGACCTATCCTCGCAAAGATGG ATTGTGCATTGGATGAGGAAACGGTCATTGTAGGTGATGCAAGTGGGCGTTTCTTGTGCAGAAGTGCATATGATTCTCGACATTATGATGGTGATAGTTACTTCCTTGATGGTGTTGCTCTTGTGTTTGCAAGGGACATGCACAAATCTCAGG ATATAGGAGAAACTCAATTTCACGTCACATTGTCAACAGGCATAATGCCATTTGGTCCCCAACTCCATGCAGTTTGGGCATTACAAAAAGACACAGCTTCTTCATGGCTTAGCGCTAGAGTGCAGGGACATAATGAAATCCTTGACACCGAGGGTCTCTTAGCTGATATTAATAGTTCG TTTGATGATGAAGATTTTTCTCCTGATCTGTACATTGGAGTCGTACAGCCGAGGCAGTGGCACTACCCTTTTGGGCCAGAAAATTTTATATCAAGAGCATCATTAGCATTTTATAAAGTTTTAGG AGGGGAGAGAGGCTTTTTTATCATCAATGGTGTTGGCATTGAATGTGGTGATCCCTTCCTATTCTACCACTCAGATCCTGATACTGCATCATCTTCATGCAGTGATGCCTATAGAAACCTTGCAATTCTGAAGGAAGAATCAAAAGGCCAAAGCTGCCTTCCTTTAAGGAATGGTGAACCTAGTAGTGAAGGGAAAAAGGTGTTTGGAGGTTTGATTTTCTCTTGCTATCTCCGAGAAACATCCCACCCCAATGTCGAGAGCTCCCCATTCCATGAAAACTTTCCTGAGGTTCCACTTGCAGGAGTCTTTTGCAATGGAGAAATCGGACGAGGTTCTTCGAGCTCAATAAGTCAGGAAGACGATGAAGCAAACTCTGCTCGTTGTTGTCTGCACTACCATAGCACAGTATACTTGGCATTATCATATACTCCACCAACTTCAGAGTATTAA
- the LOC136229185 gene encoding uncharacterized protein isoform X6, translating to MNCDISLSFFDMEAASGNSLAENQVTKGKRGNTRGAKWKKIRDRKGGRVEIDIPPCLRRVVGEHAQQFITETSYMVKQILPLKALKWTDIDYDLREKLMDKVYELYVFPNETYVMIAIQRMLMRLYRNWRYNLRKIYRKFKTDQERLSNCLDDVDLDDWKWLVEQYWGSSKFRHISEVNTENRNKQGMPACVGTKSVVQTLYEMRNTNDDQDERPEYMKLWEKERKKKNGEWADKAEEAYKKMEELHTAQIEQNEVDNLTIVEVYTQVFGHESSYVRGL from the exons ATGAATTGCGACATCTCTCTAAGTT TCTTTGATATGGAGGCTGCGTCGGGAAATTCTCTAGCGGAAAATCAAG TGACAAAAGGTAAACGTGGAAACACTCGAGGTGCTAAATGGAAGAAAATTAGAGACCGAAAAGGGGGACGAGTTGAGATTGATATACCTCCATGTTTACGACGTGTGGTTGGAGAACATGCTCAACAGTTCATTACAGAGACAAGCTACATGGTTAAGCAAATCCTCCCGCTTAAAGCTTTAAAATGGACTGACATTGATTACGATTTGCGAGAAAAGTTAATGGACAAAGTTTAT GAACTGTATGTGTTCCCAAATGAGACTTATGTCATGATTGCTATTCAGAGGATGTTAATGAGACTTTATAGAAACTGGCGCTATAACTTGAGGAAAATTTATCGAAAGTTCAAAACTGATCAAGAACGTCTTTCAAATTGTCTGGATGATGTTGACCTTGATGATTGGAAATGGTTGGTAGAACAATATTGGGGTTCATCAAAATTCAGG CATATAAGTGAAGTGAATACGGAGAATCGAAATAAACAAGGAATGCCAGCTTGTGTTGGAACCAAATCTGTGGTGCAAACTTTATATGAAATG AGAAATACTAATGATGATCAAGATGAACGTCCAGAATATATGAAGCTTTGGGAGaaggaaaggaaaaagaaaaatgggGAGTGGGCTGACAAGGCAGAGGAAGCATACAAAAAGATGGAAGAATTACATACTGCTCAAATTGAACAGAATGAGGTTGACAATCTGACAATAGTTGAAGTTTACACTCAAGTTTTTGGCCATGAATCAAGTTATGTAAGAGGACTATGA